DNA sequence from the Streptomyces sp. NBC_01497 genome:
TCGACCTCACCGTCGCGGGCCGCCGCGTCGAGGTCACCCGCAGTCCCGCACAGCAGCGGCCGAAGAAGGGCCGCGCCGGATTCACCACGGTCAAGGCCGCGAGCACCCTGAGGGAGTACGACGCGGCGGCGGGCGCCTGGCGGGCGCTCAGCCGCACGCATCAGGAGATCGGCAAGGAGATCACCGAGCTGCTCGGCATGAGCCGCGAGCAGTTCTGCCAGGTGGTCCTCCTGCCGCAGGGCGACTTCGCGCAGTTCCTCCAGGCGGACGCGGAACAGCGCGCCAAGCTGCTCGGCCGGCTGTTCGACACGCGCAGGTTCGCCGCCGTCGAGGAGCGGCTCGCCGAACTCCGGCGTGGCGCGGAAGCGCGGGTGCGGGCGGGTGACGAGCGGCTGTGCGCGACGGCACAGCGCATCGCGCAGGCCGCGGGCCCCGGGGGCGCGCCGCCGTTGCCCGAGGCGGGGCCGGGCGATCCCGGCCTGGCGCCGGACATCCTCGCCTGGGCCGCCATGGCGCGCTCCCTCGCGCGGGAGCGGTGCGACATCGCGCAGGGCGCGCAGGACGCGGCGGCGGCCCGGCAGGCCGAGGCCCGCGCCGACCTGGACCGGCAGGGTGAACTGGCCCGGCTGCAGCAGCGGTTCACCGAGACCCGGGAGCGCGCCGCGGCGGTCGAGAAGTCCCGCGCGCGGAGGGACGAAGCACAGGAGGCACTGGACGCGGACCGCAGGGCCGAACGCGTCCAGGAGGCGCTGACGCACCGCGACGTCGCGGTGCGGGAGCACGAAGAGGCCCTTGCCGCCCACGCGTCCGTCCGCCGTCCGCTGCCCGGGGACCTGGCCGACGCGGGTGCCGAACAGCTCACCTCGGTGGAGCGCACCGTACGGCAGGAACTCGGGGAGCTCGCCTCGGCGCGCGTGGCGGAAGCGCGGGTCCTGGAGATCCACCGTGAACGGGCCGAACTGGAACGCCAGTTGCAGGCCGACGAGGACGCCGTACGCGAAGCGGGGGCGTGGCTCGCCGGATGGGACGACCGGCAGGCCGGCCTGCGGGAGGCGATCGAGGAGGCCCAGCAGGCCGCCACCCGGGCGGAACGCTTCGCGGGCCTGCTCGACCCGGCCGTCCGGCGGCTCGAAGCGGCCCGTGAACGGGACGCGGCGGAGCGGGCGGAGGCCCTGGCCGGGGCCCGTGCGACGCGCGCCCGCGAGACGGCGGCCGCGGCCCACGAGAAGTGGCTCGACCTGCGCGAGCGGCGCCTCGACGGCATGGCGGCCGAACTCGCCGCGGGCCTCAGGACCGGCGAGCCGTGCGCGGTCTGCGGCGCCGTCGAGCACCCGGCACGCGCGCGCCCCGCCGACGGCCAGGTCGACGCGGCGGCCGAGGACGCGGCACAGGCCGCCCACCGGTTCGCGGAGGAGGAGCGCCGCACGGCCGACGACGCGCACACGCGGGTACGGGAGACGTACGCTGCGGCGCGCGCCGCCTCGGGCGACACCCCGGTGGTCGAACTCGCAGAAGAAGCAGCCCGGTTGACCCGGGAACACGACACCGCGCGGACAGCGGCCGCCCGCGCGCACCCCGCGCGCGAAGCGCTCGCCACGGCGGAGCGCGAACACCGCGACCGGCAGGCGGCCCGGCAGCGGTCCGAACGCGCCGTCGCCGCGCTCACCTCCCAGCGCGAGGCGCTCGACCGCGAACAGGGATCCCTCTCCGAGGAACTGACGCGGGTGCGGGGCGCCGCGTCCGGGATCGCCCAGCGCGCCGCCGAACTGGAGCGTCGCGCGGACCTGCTCGCCGCGGCGGCCGACGCCGTGCGGGGCGTGGAGATCACGGCACGCCGGCTCAAGGACGCCGACGCGCGTGTCTCGGACGCGGCGTTCCGGGCCGGGTTCGACACGCCCGCCGCAGCGGGTGCCGCGCTGCTGGACGGCCCCGCGAGGCGAGAGCTCCAGCACCGGATCGACGCCTGGCAGCGCGAGGCGGCGATCGTCGCCGAGCGACTCGCGGAGCGGGACGCCCATGACGCGGGCGCGCGTTCGCCGGCGGCCCCCGGCGCGGCCCGCTCCGCGCACGACGCGGCCGAACGCGCGCTGCGCGACGCCTCGACCGCCCTCGCCGCCGCGCGGGAGCGTCGCACGGAACTCGGCGACCTGTCAGCACGTGCCGAGGCGGAGGTCCGGTCCCTCGGCCCCCTGCGCGGGGACTACGACCGGGTGGCCGGGCTCGCGACCCTCACCGCGGGCACCTCAGCCGACAACGAGCGGCGCATGCGCCTGGAGTCGTACGTGCTGGCGGCGCGCCTCGAACAGGTGGCGGCGGCCGCGACGGTCCGCCTCCAGCAGATGTCGTCGGGGCGGTACGTGCTCGTGCACACCGACGCCCGGGTCGGCCAGCGGCGTTCGGGCCTCGGCCTGCAGGTCGTTGACGCCTGGACGGGCAGCGCCCGCGACACGGCGACCTTGTCGGGCGGCGAGACGTTCTTCGTCTCCCTGGCCCTCGCACTCGGCCTCGCCGACGTCGTCAGTGACGAGGCGGGCGGCGTGCGCCTCGACACCCTCTTCATCGACGAGGGCTTCGGAACCCTGGACGATCAGACGCTCGACGAGGTCCTGGACGTGCTGGACGGACTGCGTGAGCGGGATCGCAGTGTCGGCATCGTCAGCCATGTCGCGGATCTGCGCCGCCGGATCCCGGTCCAGCTGGAGGTGGTCAAGGAGCGCCACGGCTCGGCGGTTCGGCTGCGTACGGCGCCCCTGGACTGACCCGCCAGGAGCGCCGCAGGCGCGCACGGCTGCCGGGCGTGGCAGGCCGCGGCCCGGCAGGTGTCCGCGGCGGTGGGCGACAGCCGCCGGGCGCGGTGCGGGGCCGTGCGGGAGGTGAAGTGACGACCGGATTCGTGCCTTTGGGCAGCCGGCGGACGGGATCGCCCCCGGGGTCCGGTCAGTGTCCGAGCGGCCTGCGCGGCAGCGGCGAGGAGTACACGACACTCGTCGTCACGGAGCCGAGCCCGCCGATACGGCCCGACACCTCCTCCAGGTGACGCATCGACCGTGCGGCGACCTTCAGTACGAAGCAGTCGTCCCCGGTGACATGATGCGCCTCCAGGATCTCCGGCATCGCCTCGACGAGATCGTGGAACGGCTTGTAGTTGCCGTGCGGATAGCGCAGCCGGACGAAGGCGAGGACCGGCAGGCCCACCCGCTCGGGCTCGACCACGGCCGCGTACCCGGCGATCACGCCGGCCTCCTCAAGCCGCCTGACGCGCTCCGTCACCGCGCTCGCCGACATGGAGACCGACCGCGCCAACTCGGCGAAACTGGCCCGCCCGTCGCGTTGGAGGACGTCCAGGATCCGCCAGTCGGTGGCGTCCGGGGAATACGCGGTCATGACCGATGAATAGCAGGGGAATCGGCGCCCGATCAACCGGGAGGCCGGGAATCGTCTCTTCATGGAGCCGCCGGACGACCGTAGATTTCCCGCCATGACCAGATACACCGCACCCGGCGAACCGTTTCCCGTCCCCGTCCCCGTCCCCGTCCCGGTCCCCGTCGCGGCGGGCGCGGTACTGCGCGTGCCGCCGGCCGCACCCGCCGAGGCGGTGGCGTACTTCCAGGCGGGTCTCGCCTTCCACACCGACGTCTCCGACGTCGCGGCGGCGCTCGCGGCCGGCACCGACCCCGGATTCGTCCTCCTCGACGCGCGATCCGAGGAGTCCTGGCACCAGGGGCACATCCCCGGCGCCGTCCACCTGCCCACCGCGCGGATCGCCGAGGAGGCGGGGCACCTGCTGGACCGGCGCGCACCGGTGGTGACGTACTGCTGGGGCCCGGGCTGCGACGGCGCCGCGCGGGCAGCTCTGGAACTCGCCAGGCTCGGCTTCGCGGTCAAGGAGATGCTCGGCGGTATCGAGTACTGGATCCGCGAGGGCTTCGAGACCGAGACGGCCGACGGCCGTACACGCCGGATCCCCGACCCGCTGACCGCGCCCGTGTCGGCGGCGTGCGGCTGCTGATCCCCCTATTCCGCCTGCCACCCGCGACCTGCGGCCCGCAGCCCGCCCGGGGTCCGGTTCCGTCGGGGCCGGACCTCAGAACCCGGGTGTCTCCCGGTCACCGGATCCGCCCGCAGGCGGGCGCCGCCACCCGGAGACGACCGGAGCAATCGGCGAGCAGGGCTCAACGGGTCCGGCCCAGGAGGCGGGCTCCGCTCCGGCGGATCCCGCGAGCAGAGCTCAGTGGGGTCCGGCAGGGCCCGCCGCCAGCGCCGCGAAGAGCGCCGACGCGTCCGCCGACGGCGGCAGGCCGGACACCTGCCCGTCACCCACTTCGACCACTCTCCACCTGCCGTCCCGCCGCAGCGCCAGATCCGTGGTGACGAACCGGCAGGCGAGCCCCCGGACGGCCGCCGCCACGGCGTCGAGTTCCGGCGCCGGCAGGTCGTCGGGCGTGTCCGGGTGAGCTGTCGTCAGGACCGGATCGCCGTCCACCCACCACACCCGAGCCTCGCCGCCCGGCGTGAACGGCTCGTGGCACCGCACGACCAGCCCGCCCGTCAACGCCTCGTCCTGCAGGGCGAACATCCGGGCCACCACCCGCGACAGCGACGTCGCGTCGGCGAGGGAGGACACGTAGCACGCCTCAGTCCACTCGTGCTTGCGTGACTTCACGTAGTCCTTCACCACGGCGGCCCCCGGCCCGAGCGGGGACACCAGCGCCACGAGGTCACGCCGGTCCGGTGGTGCGCCCGGGGCGCACGGACGCCAGACGCTGCGCGGCGTGAGTCCCTCGAATGCCTCGTACCAGCCCGGCAGTTCGTGCGCGCGCCGGTACGCGGCGGCGTCGGTGAGAAGCCGGCAGCCGCGCTCCGCCAGGCCGCCTCCCAGCGCCGCGTACGTGCCCGGCGGCATCATCCACCCCCGGTACCAGTACGGACCCGACCCGCGCGGCACGCGCCGCAGCGCGCCCTCGGCATCACCTGCCGCGAGCGCGTCGTGGTCCAGCAGGGCGACGCCGGCACCCGCCGACGCCGCGCTCCACGCCTCCTCGGAGAACACCGGATCGACCCGGCCGGGGCGCAACGGGTCGGAGCAGTACAGAAAATCCGCCATGTTGCTGAAATCCTCCGCCCCGGCCGGCGCTTGCCCGATGCCCGATGCCCGATGCCCGATGCCCGATGCCCGATGCCCGGAGCCCGGAGCCCGGTGCCTGGGTGGCACCGGGGCCGTGACCGTCCTTGCGCGCGCCGCTCTGCCGGTCGGTCGGTCGGTCGGTCGGTCGGTCGGTCAGAGCTTCGACAGCACGTCGACCAGATCGTCCAGTCCCAGCGAGCCCTGCGAGAGCGCCGCCATGTGCCAGGTCTTGAGGTCGAAGGCGTCACCCTGCCGCGCGCGGGCCTTCTCCCGGCCCAGCAGCCAGGCGCGTTCGCCGAGCTTGTAGCCGATGGCCTGCCCCGGCATCGACAGGTAACGGACCAGTTCGCTCTCCACGAAGTCCGCCGGCCGGCCGCTGTGCATGCCGAAGAACTCCTGCGCGAGAGCAGGCGTCCACCGTTCGCCCGGGTGGAACGGCGACTCGGCCGGGATCTCCAGCTCCAGGTGCATGCCGATGTCGACGATGACCCGGCACGCACGCATCATCTGCGCGTCCAGGTAACCGAGCCTGCGCTCCGCGTCCGGCAGGAAACCCAGCTCGTCCATCAGCCGTTCCGCGTACAGCGCCCAGCCCTCCGCGTTGGCGCTGACCATGCCGACGGTCGCCTGGTAGCGCGAGAGCCGGCCCGCGATGTGCGTCCACTGCGCGAGCTGGAGGTGGTGGCCCGGCACGCCCTCGTGGTACCAGGTCGACACCAGGTCGTACACGGGGAAACGGGTCTCGCCCATCGTCGGCAGCCAGGTGCGGCCGGGGCGGGAGAAGTCCTCCGAGGGCGCCGTGTAGTAAGGGGCCGCCGCACCGCCGGCGGGCGCGATCATCGCCTCCACCTTCCGTACGCGGGGCGCGAGTTCGAAGTGGGTGCCGTCGAGCGCGTCGATGGCCTCGTCCATCAGGCCCTGCAGCCACTCACGGACCTCGGTCACGCCCTCGATGTGCTTGCCGTGCTCGTCTAGGTGGGCGAGCGCTTCCCATGGCGTCGCCCCCGGCAGGATTTTCGCCGCCTCGGCCGTCATCTCCGCGTGCAGCCGGTGGTATTCGGACCAGCCGTACGCGTACGCCTCGTTCAGGTCCAGGTCCGTGCCGTTGAAGTAGCGCGACCAGCGCGCGTAGCGCTCCGCACCGACGGTGTCGGGCGCTCCCGCGACGGCCGGCGCGTACACGTCCCGCATCCAGTCGCGCAGGTCCCGCACCGCGTCCGTGGCCGTCCGCGCGGCCGTCGTCAGTTCCTTGCTGAGTGGTTCCGGCGCCTGCGCGACGAACTCCTCGAACCAGCCGTGCTCCTCGCCCGCCCAGTCCGTTAGCTGTTCCACGAAGGTCGCGGTGGGTCGCGGTCCGCCCTTGAGTCCGCGCTCCAGACCGAGGCCGAGCGAGGCGCGGTACCCCTCGAACGCGGCCGGGACCGCGCCGAGACGGGCGAGCACGGCGGCCCAGTCCTCGTCGGACCCGGTCGGCATCAGCGTGAAGACTTCGCGGACGCTGTGCGCGGGTGAATGGATATTGCTCACCGCGCGCAGGTGCTCGTCGGCCTCGTACACCGCCAGTGCGGCTGTCAGCCGCTCCCGCAGCAGTCGCCCGCACAGCCGCTCGGCGTCGCCGTCCGCCCCGGGCTGCCGCTCGGCCTCGTCCAGCCGCGCGAGGGTCGCGCGGTCGAGTTCGGCCTGCGCCGCGCTTCCGGCGGGTGAGAAGTCGGGAAGACGGCCGTTGCTCTCCTTCACACCGAGGTAGGTGCCGGTGATGGGGTCGAGTTCGATGAGTGCGTCGACGTAGGCGTCGGCGACCTGACGGGGCAGCGCGCTGCCGGCTGTGTCTGACATGTGGACATCCTCTCCGACGGGAGGCCGTCCGTCACACCCCCTTTCCCCGGGGACTCCCTTGTCACGCCGCGACCGCCGTCGTCCCCCGCCTGTGAGCGGCCCCTTCCCGGGTGCCGGCCACGCGTGCGGCCCGGCGCGGGACGCACGGCGTCCGCGCGGGTCAGCGCTCCGGCCGGCCCGCCTCGAACAGGCCGGGTTCCCCGTCGGGGGCGAAGGCGCGCACGGCCTCGTGGTCCAGCGTCGCCGTGATCACGACCGTGGTCTCCTCGACCTGGTAGTCGAGCGGCAGTCCGAGCTCCCGCATCGCCGCCACCATGCCCTTGTTGCTCTTCTGCGTCACCGCGTACACGTGGGCGCAGCCCTCGCGCACGGCCAGCACGGTGAGCCGGCTGAGCAGCGCGGAGCCGATACCCCGCCGCTGCCACGCGTCCTCGACGAGCAGGGCGACCTCCGCCTCTTCGCCGTCCCACAGGAGATGGCCGAGGCCCACCAGCCGGCCGGAGGCCGTGTACGCGCCGAGGGTGCGGCCGAACCGGGGGCTGAGCAGGTGGCTGAGGTAGCCGTCCGCGTTACCCATCGGGCCGTGGTAGCGCAGGCGCAGCGTGCGTTCGGAGCAACGGTCGTGCAGGGCGACGGCCTCCGTGTGGGCCCCCTCGCCGATCCTGCGCATCGTGACGCCCCCGCCCACCGGGGGAGTGACGCTCTCCTGCCCGTACGGCTGCCGGGGGCCGAGGCTCGCGTCGAGGGCGACCAGGGCCCGCGCCCTGGCGAACTCGCTGGGGGTGAAGGGGAGCGACGGCCGCTCCACGACCACCGTGCCGCCGGTGCCGTCCCGCAGCCGCATCGCCGTCCCGTCCAACGCCCCTTCCACGGGCACGCTTTCGGGCGACGGCACACCCGTCGGCGAGTACGCGGGCACGGAGCGAACCGAGCACCGGCCGAGCAGCGACCGCAGGGCGAGCGGCAGTTCGGCCGGATCGAGCGCCGTGCAGGTCGCCAGCGCGAGGGCGCGGGCCGGTGCGTCGACCAGGTCGTGCGCGTCGGCCCGCTCCACCCAGATGTCCGTGCCGCCGCCCCTCCGCACCGCACCGAGCAGGTCGTCGGCGAGGAGCGGCGCGGGCGCGCGGAGCAGGAACTCGTCGACCGTGCCTGCCGTGAGCGGATGGGTCTGAAGGGTGAGGATGTCGATCCGGCACTTCGCGAGTGCGGCACAGAGCCGGGCGAGACTGCCCGGCCTGTCCTTGACGGTGGCCCGCATCCGCCACAGCGATGTGCCGTCCGCGGTGTCGGCGGTGGACGCGTCGGCTGTCCTGGAGAGGTGCAGGAAGTCGGTGATGCGGCGGGGCCATGGGTGGGGGCCCCGCGCGCTCGTGCCGGTCGTCGGATCACTCATGGGACCACTGTGGCCCGTTGGTGTTTCGTGATCACGAACAGAGTATGTCTGAGAGGTTAAGGCTGGTTTTGATTGCCTTTGGGTCATTTTAGGCCGTTCTTGGCATGGGACTGTCGGTCTCAGGGACGCAAAGCGGTCAGGAGGCGGTTCGCCTGCGTTTTCAACTGGGAAGTCCCTTGCCGCTCCCGCACCTGCGCGAGACCGGCCACTTCCCCTTGTGCACCGCACCGCTCGACACAGTCGGCGGCCACGGACAGTATCTCCCCCGCTCGCGGGAGTGACGAGACGTCGGTGAGAACTACCGGGAGCACACCGGTGAGCACGGTCCACACCGTGGCGTACGCGCCGGTGCGCGCCGTCGTACGCAGCGCGTCCGCCAGGCGATTGAGCTTCACCACGCCCTCCACCACCAGTGGCCCCAGCTCCGTGCCGACCGAGCGGCCGTCGAGCAGGCCACGGGCCGCCAGCATCAGCAGTGCGTCGATCGCCGCCAGCCGGTCCTCGGGATGCCGGGAGCCGAGTCCGTGGGCCAGGGCGCGGTGCACCGAAGGGCCTGGCGTGCCGCCCTTCTCGGCCAGCAGCGGCAGCCACCACGCCGAGCCGCGCGGTGCGGCGTCGCCGGGCCGGCCGTCGTAGCGGGGCATGGGCAGCAGCGCGGACCGCAGCAGACCCGCCGTGCTCTCCATGTCCTGAGGCAGTACCGCGAGGAGCGCGGGGTCCTCCGCCGTTCCGTACGAGGCTGCCGTGGGCGCCGATATCTCGTACGTGTCCAGCCAGCGGAACGCAGGCGGCCAGGACGAAGCATCCCCTACGGGCTCGCCTGGCCGCACCGCCGCTCGCCCCGCGCCGGTCGCCACCCCGGCCGTGGCGTCCCGGGACACCGCACCCGATCCGGCGCCGGCACGGGGCACGAGCACCGAAGGCGCGGTGGGCACCTCGCTATCAGAGGCCTCCGCCGGGCTGACGCGCACGAGTCGCGCGTGGAGGACGGCCCGCCCGTCTCCTGTGTGCCCGGCGTCCACCGCGTCGCTCGCGGCCGCGAGCGAATCGCCCCCTCCCGCCGTCCCTTCCGACGCCGTGCCGGCCGGACGCTCCCTCGCGCGATCCGAAGCGCCGCCCGCGGCCGGACCGGTGTCCGCGTCGGCCGGGGGCCGCGCCGCCGGCGGAATCCGCATACCGGTGCCCCCCGTGGTCGCCACGAACGGGACCGCGGGCGTCTCGGGCTCCGGCGTCATCACGTGCGTCCTGGTCAGAGTCAACGGAGCGCCCAGACCCGGGACCGCTGCCTTGTCGTCGGCGCCCGCCTGGGCCGGCACCCAGTGCACGGGGGCCTGCCGCACCGGCCGCCGCACGGCCCTCATGTCCGGCTCCAGTCGGCTCGGGACGACCAGGGCGGGCAGAGGCGCTTCCCCGGCGGACAGCCAGTCCGCGAGGCGATCGCCCTCCGGGGTGCCCAGCGCCCGCGCCGACGCGACCGTCGCCGGGGCCCCGGCCCGGGCGACCCGCAACAGCGCCTGTGCGAGGTCGAGAGGTGCGGGAACCGTGCCCAGCCCCGCAAACTGACGCAGACGCTCCACCAGCACAGCTGCGTCCAGTGATCCCGAGGTATCGGTCGGGGTGGCGAGGAGGAACGGCAGCGTTCTGGTGCGCACCCGGTGGGCCACCTCCCACGCCCGGTGCCGCAGCACCGTGGCCAGCCGCTGTGACGGCGCGTGCACCGTTTCCGGCACGCTCTCCAGCATCCCGGACAGCGCCTGGGTGCCGACCCGGCCCAGCAGGGAGCCCGCCACGACCTGGATGGGCGGCGCACTGTGCAGGAGTTGGTGCGTGTGGAAAACCCGGTGCAGTTCGTCGTCCACCAGCCAGGTGCCCGCGAGGGATTCGGCCAGTGCCATGCGCAGTGCGTCCGGATCCCGGTACGCGTGCCGCACCAGCCCGTCGAGGAGCCGTTCGGCGCTCAGGCCGTCACCGTCGGGTCCGCGTGCCGGGGCTCCCACGGCCGTCGCCACCTCGGCCGCCAACTCCCGTACGTCCCACGGCGGATCCGGCAGTGGCCCGGGTGTGAACGGCACCGGAAGGACCTCCTCGTACGGCTCCGCGTCATCGTCGTCGGGCCGCCGGCCGAAGAGGGCCGCCGCCGCCCTCCGGTGAACCGGAGCGAGCTCGCCGGCCTGGACGGCGATCCGCTCGCGTACCTCCTCGTCCACGTCGGCCAGATGGCGGCCCACCAACGCCAGCGCACGCTCCTGGAGCCCCGTGTCGGTGTGGCCGAACAGGCTCTCCGCGAGCACGGGCAGCAGCACGGCCGCTGTCGAGCGGTCCGCCACCAGCACCCGTCGCACGAGGGTCAGCTGCGATCTGACCAGCTTCTTCTCCGGCCGGAAGAACACCGCCGCCGACAGGTCCGCCAGCAGCGTCGGCGGCAGATCGCCGGACCCCGCGAGCCCGGCGAGCACCGTCTGCGCCATCGCGGCCACCGGGCCCGCCGCGTCTGACGCCATGCCCATCCAGTCGGTGATCCGCGCCGCCCGCTCGTCGCCGTCCGGCGCGAGCGCCGAAAGCACGGCGAGGAAGAACGCCTGCTCGTTCGGCCGCCCGCCGCGCAACAGCCGGGCCACGCACGCGTCCAGGACCTCCCCCCGGGGCACGGTCCCCCCGGCCGCGAGCGCGGCCAGGGCGGCGGGCCAGTCGTGCGGGGAATCGGCGCGCAGCGGCAGTTGCTCCGTCACGAACAGCAGGGGAACCATCGCGGCCGCCTCCGGATCCCGGAGCAGGCCTTCGAGCAGGGGGCGCCGCTCGGACATGTGCCACATCGCCCAGCCGCGCACGGTCCCGTCGCTGACCGGCAGCCTGCGGCCCGCCGCCCGGCACAGTTCGAGGATCAGCGGGAAGTCCTCCTGCGCTGTCGACGTCCTGACCGCGAGGCGACCGGCGACATCGCCCAGCCACTCCGGTTCCCGGTGGCGGAGCACCCTCAGCAGGGTGCCCACCGGTGCCCCGCGCCACTGCCGCAGGTCCCGCCCGCCGATCCAGGCAGCGGCGGCGGCCGCACCCGTGTGGCAGCCGGCCCCGGCGACCAGCAGGGCGGAGCGGATGCCCTCCCGCTCGCGCCAGCGGTCCCACTGCCACGACCTGACCTCGGCGCGCAGCGCCTTGAGCGCGGCGAGTTCCGTCTTGCGTCCGGCGGGGTCCAGCCGTTCCAGCAGGTCCGCGACCTCCGGTACGCGCCCTTCCCGCACCGCTTCGAGCAGTTCCGTCATCGCGCGCCTCCCGTGATCGCGGCGGCCGAGCGGCGGGCCATGCGAGTCGCCAGCGCGTGCTTGCACGGGCCCCTGCCGCCCCGGTGATCCGTCCACCACTGGCACGTACAGCTCAGACTTCCGCCCGACTCGCGGACCCGGTACACGCGTTCGCCGGACGACACCGCCGCGTACGACGCGTCCTCCAGCCGCACGGCGCCGGTGGCGAGCAGCGCCCGCGCGGCGGCCAGGCGCGGGTTGTGCTTCTCGGCGCCGTCCCCGCTGTATGGCAGTTCGCGATGGAAGTAGGCAGCGTCCGCCAGGTCGTAACCGACGCGGCCCGCCGTACCGAGCCGGACGAGCGCCGCGCGCACCCGCTCGGGCGGAAGTCCGGACTGATCGGCGAGGTCCGCCACGTCGATCCGCGGCTCCCAGGCCAGCAGTACGGACAGCAACTCCGCGTCCGCCGCCGCCTCCTCGGTCGCGAGGGCCTCAAGCACACCGCCCTCTCCGGAGAAACCCCGCGACGCGTCCGGCGAGAGCGTCAGTGTCAGCCGCATCCCCGGCAGATCCACCTCCCACGCGCTCGCCGTGGGCGCACCGTCCGGTACCGGGCCGTACACCCGCAGGGCCACGGCCTCCCGCAGCACCCTGCCCAGCGCCGCGAGACGCTCCGGCCCCGGCAGACAGACGGCTCCCTGCACAGGACGGGATGTCGGCCGCAGTGTGGGCCCCGAAGGGACGACCCACATCGCGCCTCCGGGCCGCCCGCCGCCCTGAGGGAGCGCTCGGAGGAATCGCACCGCCTCGGCCGCGGACAGTTCGGCCCGCAGATCGAACCCCGCACACGCGACCTGGGCCTCGGCGAATCCGCGCAGCCACCGGTCGGGGAGAGGGACTTTCTTCTCCACCACCGCGCCGTGCACCGTGCTCACCGTCAACGCGTCCGGGCCGACGCGCAGATGGAGCGGATCCTGCCCCGTCAGCCGTGAGAGTGCCTCTCGCAGAGGGTTGTTGACGTCCACGTTGGTCGTGCCGTGTCCGCACTCCGTCCCTCCGAGGCCCTGCTCCAGCACGTCCAGGCGTGCGTACACACCACAGCAGCCGGAGAAGGACTCGAAACGCAACCGGTCGCCGTTGCCCGTCACCACCGGATCGAGTGAGGCGCGCAGCCTCGGCCGGAAGTAGCGCGCCGCCGCCACGTCGGCGACGGCGAGCAGAGCGCCGGCTGCCGCCTTCGGCGAGGTCAGGAAGCCGGAGAAGAAGCGGGGATGGGCCTCGGTGCCCCTGGGCGTGAGACCTGACGATGTCTCAAGTCCGAGTAGTGGGCCGCCCGGTGTGTTCTCCAGTGCGGACATGCGGGAATAAGCGAGAACCTGCGCGGATCGCGTCATGGGGAAAACGCTAGAGGCCACCACTGACAATCGGTCGCGGGACCGAGGACCAACGGACGATCGCCCCGGGCCGCATCGGTGCCTACGGTGTGAT
Encoded proteins:
- a CDS encoding SWIM zinc finger family protein, giving the protein MTRSAQVLAYSRMSALENTPGGPLLGLETSSGLTPRGTEAHPRFFSGFLTSPKAAAGALLAVADVAAARYFRPRLRASLDPVVTGNGDRLRFESFSGCCGVYARLDVLEQGLGGTECGHGTTNVDVNNPLREALSRLTGQDPLHLRVGPDALTVSTVHGAVVEKKVPLPDRWLRGFAEAQVACAGFDLRAELSAAEAVRFLRALPQGGGRPGGAMWVVPSGPTLRPTSRPVQGAVCLPGPERLAALGRVLREAVALRVYGPVPDGAPTASAWEVDLPGMRLTLTLSPDASRGFSGEGGVLEALATEEAAADAELLSVLLAWEPRIDVADLADQSGLPPERVRAALVRLGTAGRVGYDLADAAYFHRELPYSGDGAEKHNPRLAAARALLATGAVRLEDASYAAVSSGERVYRVRESGGSLSCTCQWWTDHRGGRGPCKHALATRMARRSAAAITGGAR